In Paraburkholderia sprentiae WSM5005, a genomic segment contains:
- a CDS encoding ABC transporter permease, which produces MDTLVFIWSNAASIASMLVDHVLIVLTGVGCAIVTGVALGIVITLNDRLAKVVLYTAAMLMTIPSIALFGMLIPVLSLIGQGIGFLPAAIALFVYSQLPIVRNTYVAIRNLDPALREAANGMGMTAWQRLYRVEMPIAVPIIMAGVRMAVVMNIGIAAIATYIGAGGLGRLISRGISQSDPRQLIAGAVIVALLAILADLGLSALQWRLTPEGMRPRRTRFLRRRTAIQAPLPAPITSTATSTAEGR; this is translated from the coding sequence GTGGACACACTGGTTTTCATCTGGAGTAACGCGGCATCGATCGCTTCGATGCTGGTCGATCACGTGCTGATCGTGCTGACCGGCGTCGGCTGCGCAATCGTGACCGGCGTCGCGCTCGGCATCGTCATCACGCTCAACGACCGGCTCGCGAAAGTCGTGCTTTACACCGCCGCGATGCTGATGACGATTCCGTCCATCGCGCTCTTCGGCATGCTGATTCCGGTGCTCTCGCTGATCGGCCAGGGCATCGGCTTCCTGCCTGCCGCCATCGCGCTGTTTGTCTATTCGCAGTTGCCGATCGTGCGCAACACCTATGTGGCGATCCGCAATCTCGACCCTGCGCTGCGCGAAGCCGCCAACGGCATGGGCATGACTGCGTGGCAGCGGCTCTATCGCGTGGAGATGCCGATCGCCGTGCCGATCATCATGGCGGGCGTGCGCATGGCGGTCGTGATGAACATCGGCATCGCAGCGATCGCGACGTATATCGGCGCGGGAGGGCTCGGGCGGCTGATAAGCCGCGGCATCTCTCAATCCGATCCGCGCCAGCTCATCGCGGGCGCGGTGATCGTCGCGCTTCTCGCGATCCTCGCGGACCTGGGCCTCTCCGCTCTGCAATGGCGCCTCACGCCGGAAGGGATGCGGCCGCGCCGGACGCGCTTCCTCCGGCGGCGCACGGCCATTCAAGCGCCGCTCCCGGCACCCATCACATCCACGGCAACATCCACGGCGGAGGGACGATGA
- a CDS encoding ATP-binding cassette domain-containing protein has translation MIDLRHLTKRFEKRGEQPVVDDVSMTVGEGELCVLLGPSGCGKTTTLKMINRLVQPTSGRILIGGADTAGFDIVELRRRIGYAIQQVGLFPNMTVAENIAVVPKMLGWDKARIRERTENLLEMVTLDPATYMRCYPRDLSGGQQQRVGVARALAADPPVMLMDEPFGAIDPINRTSIQDEFRHIQKSLRKTVMFVSHDIDEAMKMGDKVAIFRNGKLEQLASPDELLARPASAFVADFIGTDRALKRLRLMRATDAALESARVARLGYPSADARALLRDHVAEALVVLDAHGRPAGHVGAAELDAGGATLEAASLRALPGSVRAGDDLRTVMSMLLAHGASWLPGVDADGRFIGYVTHDRIAQLARAACASGEALPEGGVASLAGNAVNAGDGSRENGKHPELVFRGAR, from the coding sequence ATGATCGATCTTCGACATCTGACGAAGCGCTTCGAAAAGCGCGGTGAGCAGCCGGTCGTCGACGACGTGTCGATGACGGTCGGCGAAGGCGAACTGTGCGTGCTGCTCGGGCCGTCCGGCTGCGGCAAGACGACGACGCTCAAGATGATCAACCGGCTGGTGCAGCCGACCTCGGGCCGGATCCTGATCGGTGGCGCGGATACGGCGGGCTTCGACATCGTCGAGCTGCGGCGGCGCATCGGCTATGCCATTCAGCAGGTCGGTCTGTTCCCGAACATGACGGTGGCCGAAAACATCGCCGTCGTGCCGAAGATGCTCGGCTGGGACAAGGCGCGCATCCGCGAGCGCACCGAAAACCTGCTGGAGATGGTGACGCTCGATCCGGCCACCTACATGCGCTGCTATCCGCGCGACCTCTCGGGCGGGCAGCAGCAGCGCGTGGGCGTGGCGCGCGCGCTCGCCGCCGATCCGCCGGTGATGCTGATGGACGAGCCGTTCGGCGCGATCGATCCGATCAACCGCACCTCGATTCAGGACGAGTTCCGCCACATCCAGAAAAGCCTGAGGAAGACCGTGATGTTCGTGAGCCACGACATCGATGAAGCAATGAAGATGGGCGACAAGGTCGCCATCTTCCGCAACGGCAAGCTCGAACAGCTGGCGAGTCCGGACGAATTGCTCGCGCGTCCGGCGAGCGCGTTCGTCGCCGATTTCATCGGCACGGACCGGGCGCTCAAGCGTCTGCGTTTGATGCGCGCGACCGATGCGGCGCTGGAATCGGCGCGCGTCGCGCGGCTCGGCTATCCGAGCGCCGACGCGCGGGCGCTGCTGCGCGATCACGTGGCCGAGGCGCTCGTCGTGCTCGATGCCCACGGAAGGCCGGCGGGCCACGTCGGCGCGGCTGAACTCGACGCCGGCGGAGCGACGCTCGAAGCGGCGAGTCTGCGCGCGCTGCCGGGCAGCGTGCGTGCGGGCGACGACCTGCGCACGGTCATGTCGATGCTGCTCGCGCACGGCGCGTCGTGGCTTCCGGGCGTCGATGCGGATGGACGCTTCATCGGCTACGTGACGCACGACCGCATCGCGCAGCTGGCGCGCGCGGCGTGCGCATCCGGCGAGGCGTTGCCGGAGGGCGGCGTTGCGTCGCTCGCCGGCAACGCGGTGAATGCGGGCGACGGATCGCGGGAAAATGGAAAGCATCCCGAACTCGTGTTCCGAGGCGCGCGATGA
- a CDS encoding nitrilase-related carbon-nitrogen hydrolase, whose protein sequence is MKPILVAAAQTETVPGDLAANLIVHRRFIDEAGERGVQLVVFPELSLAGHSAGTDALRLGLPRDAAALRELAQGCSSVVAVVGFVEEAPGAQFYNSVATLYAGRVMHVHRKIALATYGRLDDGKYYGHGERLDQFTLPDDPRWQIATPICADLWNPALMHRLACDGATLCAAPVSSAVEAVGDAFDNPRGWDAVLRAHALVYGLPIAFANRVGHEGALRFWGGSRIVGPRGETLAQSESAREELVVATLDYDAVRAARFDLPTVRDARGVPALKSDIVSVS, encoded by the coding sequence ATGAAGCCCATTCTCGTCGCCGCCGCGCAAACCGAGACCGTCCCGGGCGATCTCGCCGCGAACCTGATAGTGCATCGCCGGTTCATCGATGAAGCCGGCGAGCGCGGAGTGCAACTGGTCGTCTTTCCCGAGTTGTCGCTCGCCGGTCACAGCGCGGGCACCGATGCATTGCGGCTCGGCCTGCCGCGCGACGCCGCCGCGCTGCGCGAACTCGCGCAAGGATGCTCGTCGGTCGTGGCCGTAGTGGGTTTCGTCGAGGAAGCGCCGGGCGCGCAGTTCTACAACAGCGTCGCGACGCTGTATGCGGGGCGCGTGATGCACGTGCATCGCAAGATCGCGCTCGCGACCTATGGCCGGCTCGATGACGGCAAGTACTACGGACACGGCGAACGGCTGGACCAGTTCACGCTGCCGGACGATCCGCGCTGGCAGATCGCGACGCCCATCTGCGCGGACCTGTGGAACCCGGCGCTGATGCACCGGCTCGCCTGCGATGGCGCGACGCTGTGCGCCGCACCCGTGAGCTCGGCGGTCGAAGCCGTCGGCGATGCGTTCGACAATCCGCGCGGCTGGGACGCGGTACTGCGCGCACACGCGCTCGTCTACGGCCTGCCTATCGCGTTCGCCAACCGCGTCGGCCATGAAGGCGCGCTGCGTTTCTGGGGCGGCTCGCGCATCGTCGGGCCGCGCGGCGAAACGCTCGCGCAAAGCGAATCGGCGCGCGAGGAACTGGTGGTCGCGACGCTCGACTACGACGCCGTGCGCGCCGCGCGCTTCGACCTGCCGACCGTGCGCGATGCCCGCGGGGTCCCCGCGCTCAAAAGCGACATCGTGTCGGTTTCGTGA
- a CDS encoding glycine betaine ABC transporter substrate-binding protein, giving the protein MSQAAHAAPTVTVGGKNFTEQVLLAEMTTQLLQAKGFTVVKKDGMGSTVLRQAQENGQVDVYWEYTGTSLITYNKVTDKLDPQQTYARVKQLDAQKGLVWLDPSKANDTYGIAMNRDVAQKLGVTTMSDLAKLLNSGKELTFACNSEFYARPDGLRPLEKEYGFSFDPSQIKRMDSGLTYQALKDRQVDAALVFTTDGRVPAFNFIVLHDDKSFFPAYALTPVVRKATLDANPNLAGILNSLSAKLDDATMARLNAEVDVQKKSLSDVSGEFLKSAGLI; this is encoded by the coding sequence ATGAGTCAGGCCGCGCACGCGGCGCCGACCGTCACGGTCGGTGGGAAGAACTTCACTGAGCAGGTACTGCTGGCGGAGATGACCACGCAACTGCTCCAGGCGAAGGGCTTCACGGTTGTGAAGAAGGACGGCATGGGCAGCACGGTGCTGCGTCAGGCGCAGGAAAACGGTCAGGTGGACGTGTACTGGGAGTACACCGGCACGTCGCTCATCACGTACAACAAGGTCACCGACAAGCTCGATCCGCAGCAAACCTACGCGCGCGTCAAGCAACTCGATGCCCAGAAGGGCCTCGTGTGGCTTGACCCGTCGAAGGCGAACGACACATACGGCATAGCAATGAATCGTGACGTCGCGCAGAAGCTCGGCGTCACGACGATGAGCGACCTCGCCAAGCTGCTCAACAGCGGCAAGGAGCTGACCTTCGCGTGCAACTCCGAGTTCTACGCGCGGCCAGACGGCCTGCGTCCGCTGGAGAAGGAGTACGGCTTCAGCTTCGATCCATCGCAGATCAAGCGGATGGATTCGGGCCTCACCTATCAGGCGCTGAAAGACCGTCAGGTGGACGCCGCGCTCGTCTTCACAACAGATGGCCGCGTGCCCGCGTTCAACTTCATCGTGCTGCACGACGACAAGAGCTTTTTCCCCGCCTACGCGCTCACGCCGGTCGTGCGCAAGGCGACGCTCGACGCCAATCCGAATCTCGCCGGCATCCTCAACTCACTCTCGGCCAAGCTCGACGATGCGACGATGGCGCGCCTCAACGCCGAAGTCGATGTGCAGAAGAAGTCGCTCAGCGATGTGTCGGGTGAATTCCTCAAGTCCGCCGGACTGATCTGA
- a CDS encoding hybrid-cluster NAD(P)-dependent oxidoreductase, producing MADVLMSSEATSDTGIAYDEPEARMLECIGVRDEAPGVKTFRLRDPHPDGARRFAPGQAMLLTLFIEGVRFDRTFSIASTPLEPDGLELTIKAQSDGVVTRWLHETFAPGMRIDARYPLGRFTLDASDEAPHALVSAGSGASPLMSMLRTLARRAPEADIAWLHCARGVQDILFADELAALQARMPNLKVSVWLSAPTPGWFGLRGRISRGALWVMVPDFGRRIVYCCGPAGFMQGVRQIHAAEGARRAAFHIEHFGPVIETMEREAAAAGAPRTGEQRDAVLHATLAGRRFDVRTGETLLVAAARQQIVIPCGCASGLCGTCKVRHVSGEVAMQHAGGLSPAEEAQGWILACSSRPLTHVEIAF from the coding sequence ATGGCTGACGTGCTGATGTCTTCCGAGGCGACGAGCGATACCGGCATCGCATACGACGAGCCGGAAGCACGCATGCTCGAATGCATCGGCGTGCGCGACGAAGCGCCGGGCGTCAAGACCTTCCGCCTGCGCGATCCGCATCCGGACGGCGCGCGCCGCTTCGCGCCGGGCCAGGCGATGCTGCTGACGCTATTTATCGAAGGTGTGCGCTTCGACCGCACCTTCTCGATCGCCTCGACGCCGCTCGAACCCGATGGGCTCGAGCTGACGATCAAGGCGCAGTCCGACGGCGTGGTCACGCGCTGGCTGCATGAAACCTTCGCGCCGGGCATGCGCATCGACGCACGCTATCCGCTCGGGCGTTTCACGCTCGATGCCTCGGACGAAGCGCCGCACGCGCTCGTTTCGGCGGGCTCGGGTGCATCTCCGCTGATGTCGATGTTGCGCACGCTCGCGCGTCGCGCGCCGGAAGCGGACATCGCGTGGCTGCACTGCGCGCGCGGCGTGCAGGACATTCTTTTCGCCGATGAACTCGCGGCGCTTCAGGCGCGCATGCCGAACCTGAAAGTGAGCGTGTGGCTGAGCGCGCCCACGCCCGGCTGGTTCGGCCTGCGAGGACGCATCTCGCGCGGCGCGCTCTGGGTGATGGTGCCGGACTTCGGACGACGCATCGTCTATTGCTGCGGCCCTGCCGGTTTCATGCAGGGTGTGAGGCAGATTCACGCGGCCGAGGGGGCGCGGCGCGCGGCGTTTCATATCGAGCATTTCGGTCCCGTGATCGAGACGATGGAACGCGAAGCCGCAGCGGCCGGCGCCCCTCGAACGGGGGAGCAACGCGATGCCGTTCTTCATGCCACGCTGGCCGGCCGGCGCTTCGACGTGCGCACGGGCGAAACACTGCTCGTCGCGGCGGCGCGTCAGCAGATCGTGATTCCATGCGGCTGCGCGAGCGGCCTGTGCGGCACATGTAAAGTGCGCCACGTCTCGGGCGAAGTCGCGATGCAGCACGCGGGCGGTCTCTCTCCGGCCGAAGAAGCGCAAGGCTGGATTCTCGCGTGTTCGAGCCGTCCCTTGACCCATGTCGAAATCGCCTTCTGA
- a CDS encoding transposase produces MHFNEISDEEWLLIEPVVADTPIPQRQRGRPRTQVRVVANAVLWVLTTGESWSMLPSHYPSAPTCRHRFETWRSSGALAEMCRLLSNTGRKFRCGPQLLLEHRHIPSRTSDRQTRYEDLRQVLWRDQASWQTPRDTWQSRKIALQPPNSAHATRECVEFRTPVTPHQIHRTAWPLMGLASKGQTGSDPRGYVIYVAADRLANAQFRGRAEIVRDERRVAQSGLIGPSFQHCETAQQYALEWARRWIDEESGENSDDADKVESGVR; encoded by the coding sequence GTGCATTTCAACGAAATCAGTGACGAAGAGTGGCTGCTGATCGAGCCCGTCGTGGCGGACACCCCCATTCCTCAACGTCAGCGTGGCCGGCCGCGCACACAGGTTCGCGTCGTGGCCAATGCCGTGCTGTGGGTACTGACGACCGGTGAATCCTGGTCTATGCTCCCGAGCCACTATCCGTCGGCGCCGACGTGCCGGCACCGCTTCGAGACGTGGCGTTCGAGCGGCGCCCTTGCGGAGATGTGCCGGCTTCTTTCGAACACCGGACGCAAGTTTCGTTGCGGGCCGCAACTGTTGCTAGAACACCGCCATATCCCCTCGCGCACCAGTGACCGTCAGACACGGTATGAAGATTTGCGCCAGGTGCTCTGGAGAGACCAGGCATCCTGGCAGACACCGCGTGACACATGGCAGTCCAGGAAAATCGCGCTGCAACCCCCAAATTCTGCGCATGCCACACGTGAGTGTGTCGAATTCCGCACCCCCGTGACGCCCCATCAAATTCATCGGACTGCCTGGCCGTTGATGGGCCTCGCGTCGAAAGGCCAAACCGGATCCGACCCGCGCGGCTATGTCATCTACGTTGCCGCCGATCGGCTGGCAAACGCCCAATTCCGCGGACGGGCCGAGATCGTACGGGACGAACGGCGAGTCGCCCAATCGGGGTTAATCGGTCCGAGCTTCCAACACTGCGAGACAGCGCAGCAATATGCGCTCGAATGGGCGCGGCGATGGATCGATGAGGAAAGCGGTGAAAACAGCGACGACGCCGACAAAGTGGAAAGCGGCGTCCGCTAA
- a CDS encoding MmgE/PrpD family protein, with amino-acid sequence MLHDDASCFTHALCFDMLPDAVVRDAQRRILDLLGIAAAGTCTRLSAIAREHALDCFAAGRTPARMLLDGRIVSAAGAAFAGATTIDSFDGHDGHALTKGHAGVTVLPALLAMTERAPGMSGREFIVQTVLGYEIGTRAGIALHATSREYHTSGAWNALAAAAIASRALRFDVSATRHALGIAEYHGPRSDMMRCIDHPTMLKDGSGWGALAGISAALLASRGYTGAPATTAERDAPACWADLGERWLILEHYVKPYPVCRWAHPAIAAVLAVRARNGFDARVIERVEVETFHEATRLWSALPRTTEEAQYGVLFPVAAALLHGRVDAGTIGDAGLADPAVRALMPRLIAKEHAGFSAAFPAERWARVTVELRDGRRFDSGAMQASGDHARPMTPDAEREKFRELTGARFGARFAREVENAVDALAEPYASASALCELVLNAPPVVEDPALPYTRPVASQA; translated from the coding sequence ATGTTGCACGACGACGCCAGCTGCTTCACGCACGCGCTCTGCTTCGACATGCTTCCCGATGCCGTCGTGCGCGATGCGCAGCGCCGCATTCTCGACCTGCTCGGCATCGCGGCGGCGGGTACGTGTACGCGTCTGTCAGCGATCGCGCGCGAGCACGCGCTCGATTGCTTCGCGGCGGGCCGGACCCCGGCGCGCATGCTGCTCGACGGACGCATCGTCAGCGCGGCGGGCGCGGCCTTCGCGGGCGCGACGACCATCGACAGCTTCGACGGCCATGACGGCCACGCACTCACCAAGGGGCATGCGGGCGTCACCGTATTGCCGGCCCTGCTCGCGATGACGGAGCGCGCGCCCGGCATGAGCGGGCGCGAATTCATCGTGCAGACGGTGCTGGGCTATGAAATCGGCACGCGCGCGGGCATCGCGCTGCATGCGACGAGCCGCGAATATCACACTTCGGGCGCGTGGAATGCGCTCGCCGCTGCCGCCATTGCGAGCCGCGCGCTGCGTTTCGACGTGTCGGCGACGCGCCACGCGCTCGGTATCGCGGAATATCATGGCCCGCGTTCGGACATGATGCGCTGCATCGATCATCCGACCATGCTCAAGGACGGCTCGGGCTGGGGCGCACTCGCGGGCATCAGCGCCGCGCTGCTCGCCTCGCGCGGCTACACCGGCGCACCCGCGACGACCGCCGAGCGCGACGCGCCTGCCTGCTGGGCCGATCTCGGCGAACGCTGGCTGATTCTCGAGCACTATGTGAAGCCGTATCCGGTGTGCCGCTGGGCCCATCCGGCGATCGCTGCCGTACTGGCGGTGCGCGCGCGGAACGGCTTCGATGCGCGGGTCATCGAACGCGTCGAAGTCGAGACGTTCCACGAGGCAACGCGCCTGTGGTCCGCGCTGCCCCGCACAACGGAGGAAGCGCAGTACGGCGTGCTGTTTCCAGTCGCGGCTGCGCTGCTGCATGGCCGTGTCGATGCCGGCACCATAGGCGATGCGGGCCTTGCCGATCCCGCCGTGCGTGCGCTGATGCCGCGCCTCATCGCGAAAGAACACGCCGGGTTCAGCGCCGCATTTCCGGCCGAGCGCTGGGCGCGCGTGACGGTCGAACTGCGCGATGGCCGCCGCTTCGACTCCGGCGCGATGCAGGCGAGCGGCGACCATGCGCGCCCGATGACGCCCGACGCCGAGCGCGAAAAATTCCGCGAACTGACGGGCGCGCGCTTCGGTGCAAGGTTCGCGCGGGAAGTCGAAAACGCCGTTGATGCGCTCGCGGAGCCGTACGCAAGCGCCAGCGCCTTGTGCGAGCTCGTGCTGAACGCGCCGCCCGTCGTCGAGGACCCAGCCTTGCCGTATACGCGGCCCGTCGCGTCGCAAGCATGA
- a CDS encoding ABC transporter permease: protein MNALPHGRSVIARRALSVLIAIVSTSAHADDWLASIGQYRADIVHQAGQQMLMVLIAGVAAIVVAVPAGIWLSRPDNGRAAQFVMFTLNAGQAVPKLAILALAMSALGIGARPAILALWLATLLPIAMNTYEGIRAVPPALIEAANGMGMTPWQILFKVELPNAMFVILAGVRTALAITVGTAPLAFLVGGGGLGELIFTGIDLNDFTMLLAGAIPTALLAVATDLLVAQMQYWLVPRGISPQR, encoded by the coding sequence ATGAACGCGCTGCCGCACGGTCGAAGCGTCATCGCTCGGAGAGCGCTCAGCGTATTGATCGCGATTGTCAGCACATCTGCGCACGCCGACGACTGGCTCGCGTCGATCGGCCAGTACCGCGCCGACATCGTCCATCAGGCCGGCCAACAAATGCTGATGGTGCTGATCGCGGGCGTCGCGGCAATCGTCGTCGCGGTGCCAGCGGGCATCTGGCTGAGTCGCCCGGACAACGGCCGCGCCGCGCAGTTCGTGATGTTCACCCTCAACGCGGGCCAGGCCGTGCCCAAGCTCGCGATCCTCGCATTGGCGATGAGCGCGCTCGGCATCGGCGCAAGGCCCGCGATTCTGGCGCTATGGCTCGCCACGCTGCTGCCCATCGCGATGAACACGTACGAGGGCATCCGCGCCGTGCCGCCCGCGTTGATCGAAGCGGCGAACGGCATGGGCATGACGCCGTGGCAGATTCTCTTCAAGGTGGAACTGCCCAATGCGATGTTCGTCATTCTTGCGGGCGTGCGCACCGCGCTCGCGATCACCGTCGGCACCGCGCCGCTCGCGTTTCTCGTCGGCGGCGGCGGCCTCGGCGAACTCATCTTCACCGGCATCGACCTCAACGATTTTACGATGTTGCTTGCCGGCGCCATCCCGACCGCCCTGCTCGCGGTTGCAACAGACCTGCTCGTCGCACAGATGCAGTACTGGCTCGTGCCGCGCGGAATCAGTCCTCAACGTTGA
- a CDS encoding FUSC family protein → MLARRSRRRRHALRWMLATLEVGHAVIDLRDEAAHAEYVQALHPRWSAAVDRMLDHLAQLFERPDARALERAVVSVRSAIWIAQDVLDAVRTSPDRRHDMQRILSCLHFVRTALLDKDAPFKQR, encoded by the coding sequence CTGCTCGCGCGGCGCTCGCGTCGGCGCAGGCACGCATTGCGCTGGATGCTGGCGACTCTCGAAGTGGGACACGCTGTAATCGATCTGCGCGATGAAGCGGCACATGCTGAGTATGTCCAGGCACTGCACCCACGTTGGAGTGCGGCCGTCGACCGTATGCTCGATCATCTCGCGCAATTGTTTGAGCGGCCCGACGCGCGAGCGCTCGAGCGCGCCGTGGTATCCGTCCGCTCGGCGATATGGATCGCACAGGACGTACTGGACGCAGTGCGAACCAGTCCGGACAGGCGTCACGATATGCAGCGCATTTTGAGTTGCCTTCATTTCGTTCGCACTGCATTGCTGGACAAAGATGCGCCGTTCAAACAGCGCTAA
- a CDS encoding GntR family transcriptional regulator yields the protein MNTIAILGRGTSGELQELDGSDFPAQVAAETRKLINRGVLAPGVQLRQSDLAERFGISRVPVREALKLLAAEGIIEHDPNRGFFVAQLSSDEARQLYRMRQVLEAELLMTIEWPTPAQMKQLKAMLTDLEHLLKAGNREGWIEQHRAFHDMIFDLSPNKVLKREVLRLMRLTDRYRALAADISANPEHRNANIEARLVKALQSRDKDLLLATYEKGRSIVLSGLMAVLAARET from the coding sequence GACGGCAGTGACTTCCCGGCTCAGGTGGCGGCAGAGACACGCAAACTGATCAACCGCGGAGTGCTTGCACCTGGCGTCCAACTGCGACAGTCCGATCTTGCCGAGCGCTTCGGGATTAGCCGAGTGCCCGTGCGTGAGGCGCTGAAGCTGCTGGCCGCTGAAGGCATCATCGAACACGATCCGAATCGCGGGTTCTTTGTCGCCCAACTGTCGAGCGACGAGGCACGGCAACTCTATCGGATGCGGCAAGTGCTCGAAGCTGAATTGCTGATGACGATCGAGTGGCCGACGCCCGCGCAGATGAAGCAACTCAAGGCAATGCTCACGGATCTTGAGCATTTGCTCAAGGCGGGTAATCGCGAGGGCTGGATCGAGCAACACCGCGCATTCCACGACATGATTTTCGATCTGTCGCCGAACAAGGTGCTTAAGCGTGAAGTGCTGCGATTGATGCGATTGACCGATCGCTATCGTGCATTGGCCGCAGATATCTCAGCGAACCCTGAACACCGCAATGCGAATATCGAGGCGCGGCTGGTAAAGGCATTGCAGAGTAGGGATAAAGACTTGCTGCTCGCGACTTACGAAAAGGGGCGCTCAATAGTTTTGAGCGGCTTGATGGCGGTGCTGGCGGCCCGAGAGACCTGA
- a CDS encoding aromatic ring-hydroxylating oxygenase subunit alpha encodes MIDPTRVRAALEQRQENFSLPQPFYTDEAFHQLDIDAVFNDEWLFACNSCELREPGDYLTLEIGATSVIVLRDADGEIRAFFNTCRHRGSRICLEEKGHAHRLTCPYHQWVYDLDGALLHARQMPAGFERNDYRLRAVHVAIVCGMAYICLAETPPDITLFRDTVTPYIAPHQPWRTKIAASAMMIEDANWKLVIENNRECYHCTGNHPELLATLVESALPDDPAGSRDFHLLMASQAAKWDRYALPHLPADGGDEFRCIRLPFHRGAVSFTPDGSPACGKLLGELTDPDLGSVRMFRVPNSWHHFLADHIIHFRILPLSASRTVLRTTWLVHEDAIEGVDYDVDTLTSVWNATNMQDARLAANNQLGVGSIAYTPGPYAPPEFMLRNFSNWYANKLTSYLDGTHPHRSIALKVSNG; translated from the coding sequence ATGATCGACCCGACGCGCGTGCGCGCCGCCCTTGAACAGCGCCAGGAGAACTTCTCGCTGCCGCAGCCTTTTTATACCGATGAAGCCTTTCATCAACTCGACATCGACGCGGTATTCAACGACGAGTGGTTGTTCGCCTGCAACAGTTGCGAACTACGCGAGCCGGGCGATTACCTGACGCTCGAAATCGGCGCGACCTCGGTGATCGTGCTGCGCGATGCGGACGGCGAGATCCGTGCGTTCTTCAATACATGCCGGCATCGCGGCTCGCGCATCTGTCTGGAAGAGAAAGGCCACGCGCACCGGCTGACGTGTCCATACCATCAGTGGGTTTACGACCTCGACGGCGCGCTGCTGCACGCGCGCCAGATGCCCGCCGGATTCGAGCGCAACGACTACAGGCTGCGCGCCGTGCATGTCGCGATCGTGTGCGGCATGGCCTACATCTGCCTCGCCGAGACGCCACCCGACATCACGCTCTTCCGCGACACGGTGACACCCTACATCGCGCCGCATCAGCCGTGGCGCACCAAGATCGCCGCAAGCGCAATGATGATCGAGGATGCCAACTGGAAGCTGGTCATCGAGAACAACCGCGAGTGCTATCACTGCACGGGCAATCATCCGGAACTGCTCGCGACGCTGGTCGAGTCTGCGCTGCCCGACGATCCCGCCGGCTCGCGCGATTTCCATCTGCTGATGGCCAGCCAGGCCGCAAAGTGGGACCGCTACGCCTTGCCGCATCTGCCCGCCGATGGCGGCGATGAGTTCCGCTGCATCCGGCTACCGTTTCATCGCGGCGCGGTGTCCTTCACGCCGGATGGCTCGCCCGCGTGCGGCAAGCTGCTCGGCGAACTGACCGATCCGGATCTGGGCTCGGTGCGCATGTTCCGGGTGCCGAACAGCTGGCATCACTTTCTCGCCGATCACATCATCCACTTCCGCATCCTGCCGCTGTCGGCGTCGCGCACGGTATTGCGCACGACTTGGCTCGTGCACGAGGACGCCATCGAAGGCGTCGACTACGACGTCGATACGCTGACCTCCGTATGGAACGCGACCAATATGCAGGACGCGCGGCTCGCGGCGAACAATCAGCTTGGCGTCGGCTCGATCGCGTACACGCCGGGACCGTATGCGCCGCCCGAGTTCATGCTGCGCAACTTCAGCAATTGGTATGCGAACAAGCTCACGTCGTATCTGGACGGCACGCATCCGCATCGTTCAATCGCGCTGAAGGTGTCGAATGGCTGA